From one Natronogracilivirga saccharolytica genomic stretch:
- a CDS encoding fatty acid desaturase family protein — MEYLKTMKQRPRVTFAGKDKNIFFKTLKKRVDRHFKDRGISRHANAQMVVKTIVILAVYTVPFIYLLYFQPPLLPSLVLWLVMGTGMAGVGMTIMHDAIHGAYSSSSVVNKMLGFTLNLVGGSKHNWRLQHNILHHTYTNITHMDDDIADKTVLRFSPHTPLKWYHKLQPVYAFFFYGLLTLYWVTLKDFAQFVLYTRDGVNPNTRFQNIKLLLGIVTMKAAYFIVLLGVPTLIGIPFSHVIFGFLLMHFVAGIILTTVFQLAHSVDETEFPVPDDEGKIQNAWAIHQMETTVNFAPKNRWLSWYLGGLNFQVEHHLFPGICHVHHPEVSEIVRETAREFDITYQEHESLAAALKSHVRYMIRIGKLPSLNDGIG, encoded by the coding sequence ATGGAGTACCTCAAAACCATGAAACAAAGACCAAGAGTCACATTTGCAGGAAAAGACAAAAATATCTTTTTCAAAACGCTGAAAAAGAGAGTTGACCGGCATTTCAAAGATCGCGGCATTTCCAGACATGCCAATGCCCAGATGGTGGTGAAGACCATTGTCATACTGGCCGTCTACACCGTCCCCTTCATCTACCTCCTCTACTTCCAACCGCCCTTGCTGCCGTCGCTGGTGCTGTGGCTTGTCATGGGCACAGGCATGGCCGGTGTGGGTATGACCATCATGCACGATGCCATCCACGGCGCGTATTCCTCCAGCAGCGTTGTTAACAAAATGCTGGGTTTTACGCTCAATCTGGTGGGGGGATCAAAGCACAACTGGCGGCTGCAACACAACATTCTGCACCATACCTACACCAACATCACCCACATGGATGATGACATTGCCGACAAAACGGTACTCCGTTTTTCACCGCACACACCCTTGAAATGGTACCATAAACTGCAGCCGGTGTATGCGTTCTTTTTCTACGGCCTCCTGACCCTTTACTGGGTCACCCTGAAGGATTTCGCACAGTTTGTCCTGTATACCAGAGATGGAGTGAATCCGAATACACGCTTCCAAAATATAAAGCTGCTGCTCGGAATCGTCACGATGAAGGCAGCCTATTTCATTGTGCTTCTTGGAGTTCCCACTCTGATCGGCATCCCCTTTTCCCATGTAATATTCGGTTTTCTGTTGATGCACTTTGTCGCCGGGATCATTCTCACCACCGTTTTCCAGCTGGCCCATTCGGTGGATGAGACCGAGTTTCCGGTTCCGGATGATGAAGGCAAGATCCAGAATGCCTGGGCCATCCATCAGATGGAGACCACCGTTAATTTCGCTCCAAAAAACAGATGGCTTTCCTGGTATCTTGGCGGATTGAATTTCCAGGTGGAACATCACCTTTTCCCTGGAATATGCCACGTTCACCATCCGGAGGTTTCCGAAATCGTCAGGGAGACGGCCCGGGAGTTTGATATCACCTATCAGGAACATGAATCACTGGCCGCCGCTTTGAAATCACATGTCAGATACATGATCCGTATCGGAAAGCTGCCCAGCTTGAACGACGGGATCGGGTAA
- a CDS encoding glycoside hydrolase family 130 protein yields MQLTITRKKSTFLPDPRRVIARFLYTSDERSKNIIRKILAMSDSEIGVELNQVLREFSKRHRNISRTLGIHFNKLSNLFDELGVEKEKIGSSRKALIGSCFTKEYSIESAAFFNPSIVEDPYQSKLAPGEKRVILSFRATGEGHISSIVFRSAVIDRNGNMRVEPVGNMLAEAERIKRHKYKKKTFINELKEMYDIENDISSVFVLENLSDLFTYGDLKTAVEETRRVHQLSSSKELIINQMMWLARSHYEIDFSLDSALSERVIFPIGKSEKSGIEDARFVKFTDDNGEVTYYATYTAYDGKTILSKLLETKDFYHFKGMPVHGELVHNKGMALFPRKINGKYAMLCRTDGVNNYISYSDNINIWNEATLIQKPEYPWELLQIGNCGSPIETEEGWLVITHGVGPMREYALGASLYELDNPEKEIGRLKTPLLTPNADEREGYVPNVVYSCGSIIHNGYLIIPYAMSDYASTYATVDLSELLTELKKPN; encoded by the coding sequence ATGCAGCTTACTATAACCAGAAAAAAGAGCACTTTTCTCCCAGATCCCAGAAGGGTCATAGCTCGCTTTCTTTATACTTCCGATGAAAGAAGCAAAAATATTATCCGGAAGATATTGGCAATGTCGGACAGTGAGATCGGCGTTGAATTAAATCAGGTGCTAAGAGAGTTTTCCAAGCGTCACAGAAATATTTCAAGAACTTTAGGAATACATTTCAACAAATTGTCGAACTTATTTGATGAATTGGGAGTAGAGAAGGAAAAGATTGGCTCATCGCGAAAGGCACTGATAGGTTCCTGTTTTACAAAGGAATATTCTATAGAATCAGCTGCTTTTTTCAATCCGTCTATTGTAGAAGATCCCTATCAATCGAAATTGGCACCGGGTGAAAAAAGAGTGATTTTAAGTTTCAGGGCGACTGGTGAAGGGCACATATCATCTATTGTCTTTCGTTCCGCTGTTATAGACAGGAATGGCAATATGAGAGTCGAACCAGTCGGGAATATGCTGGCAGAAGCAGAACGAATCAAAAGGCATAAATACAAGAAAAAAACTTTTATAAATGAACTAAAGGAAATGTATGATATCGAAAATGACATTTCTTCCGTATTTGTACTGGAAAATCTGAGCGACCTTTTTACTTATGGTGATTTAAAAACAGCCGTAGAAGAAACAAGAAGAGTGCACCAGCTTTCATCCAGCAAGGAATTGATTATCAATCAAATGATGTGGCTGGCCCGATCACATTATGAAATTGACTTTTCACTTGATTCAGCACTGTCCGAAAGAGTTATTTTCCCTATTGGCAAAAGTGAAAAAAGTGGTATTGAGGATGCCCGTTTTGTCAAATTTACTGATGATAACGGTGAAGTAACATACTATGCGACATATACTGCTTATGACGGCAAAACCATATTATCGAAGCTGCTTGAAACCAAAGACTTTTATCATTTCAAAGGGATGCCTGTCCATGGTGAACTTGTGCATAACAAAGGCATGGCATTATTCCCGAGAAAAATAAATGGAAAATATGCCATGCTCTGCAGGACCGATGGCGTAAATAATTACATATCTTACTCAGATAATATCAATATCTGGAACGAAGCTACACTGATTCAGAAGCCGGAGTACCCCTGGGAGCTGCTACAGATTGGGAATTGTGGTTCGCCCATTGAGACAGAAGAAGGATGGCTGGTAATCACGCACGGGGTTGGACCCATGAGGGAGTATGCATTGGGTGCATCATTATATGAACTGGATAATCCTGAAAAGGAAATAGGCAGACTGAAGACTCCATTACTGACACCCAACGCGGATGAACGAGAAGGATATGTGCCCAATGTTGTTTACTCTTGCGGATCCATAATTCACAACGGATATCTCATTATTCCTTATGCCATGTCTGATTATGCATCCACCTATGCTACGGTTGATCTGTCGGAACTATTGACCGAGCTAAAAAAACCGAATTAG
- a CDS encoding glycoside hydrolase family 130 protein: MSIKRYHNNPILTKDDVPYPVTTVHNAGVVKCNGKYIMIFRAHRRNGRSILGKAVSDDGFHFEVDEEPFMVPAVEGIFKEYEEYGVEDPRIVFLEDEYLITYSAYSRHGVRIGLAKTRDFDTVERFSLITEADYRNVVIFPEKFNGLYARLDRPHSEISPWSIWISWSPDLKYWGESKIVMKPLQYHWDEMKIGPGAPPIKTPRGWLHIYHGVFPTMDGCVYRLGVVLHHLEDPSQIIAIGDEWILQPEETYEITGYVHNVVFSCGVVPEDDGSIKIYWGGADSVMCVGTADIEELVDHCLDNPR; this comes from the coding sequence ATGTCTATTAAACGGTATCATAATAACCCGATCCTCACAAAGGATGATGTGCCTTATCCGGTGACTACCGTGCATAATGCAGGGGTAGTAAAATGCAACGGTAAATACATCATGATTTTCCGTGCCCACAGGCGAAACGGAAGAAGCATTTTGGGTAAAGCGGTCAGTGATGACGGGTTTCATTTTGAAGTGGATGAGGAACCCTTCATGGTTCCTGCCGTCGAAGGAATATTCAAGGAATACGAGGAGTACGGGGTGGAGGATCCCCGGATCGTTTTTCTGGAGGATGAGTACCTGATAACGTACAGTGCTTATTCCCGGCATGGTGTGCGTATAGGTCTTGCAAAAACCAGAGATTTTGATACGGTTGAACGCTTTTCACTGATAACAGAAGCTGATTACCGTAATGTTGTGATCTTTCCGGAAAAGTTTAACGGATTGTATGCCAGGCTAGACCGGCCGCATTCTGAAATATCGCCCTGGTCCATCTGGATTTCATGGTCACCTGACCTGAAATATTGGGGTGAATCCAAAATTGTCATGAAGCCCTTGCAGTACCACTGGGACGAAATGAAAATTGGGCCCGGGGCCCCTCCGATCAAAACTCCCCGGGGCTGGTTGCACATTTATCACGGCGTATTTCCTACCATGGATGGATGCGTTTACAGATTGGGCGTTGTTTTGCATCATCTCGAAGATCCTTCTCAAATTATTGCTATAGGTGATGAGTGGATTCTGCAACCGGAGGAAACATATGAAATTACCGGTTATGTGCATAATGTGGTGTTCTCCTGTGGGGTGGTCCCGGAAGATGACGGAAGTATAAAAATCTACTGGGGTGGCGCCGACAGTGTGATGTGCGTGGGAACAGCAGATATCGAAGAACTGGTTGATCACTGTCTGGATAACCCGAGGTAG
- a CDS encoding DoxX family protein → MEYLMIVLKLIVGLSILNVWLVRSKKSTSWRGGDANNIEEEFKAYGLPVWFMWVVGSIKVVLALLLLISIYYSQFEAIAAYGIAILMLGAVSMHIKIGDPLKKSFPAFTFLVISLVIALL, encoded by the coding sequence ATGGAATATTTGATGATAGTTTTAAAACTAATCGTTGGTTTGAGTATTCTCAACGTTTGGCTTGTCCGTTCAAAAAAATCCACATCGTGGAGAGGCGGTGATGCAAATAATATCGAGGAGGAGTTCAAAGCCTATGGACTCCCGGTATGGTTTATGTGGGTGGTTGGTTCAATAAAGGTCGTTCTTGCTCTTCTGCTCCTGATTTCTATCTATTATTCACAATTTGAAGCCATTGCAGCTTATGGAATCGCCATTTTAATGCTGGGAGCGGTCTCTATGCATATAAAAATCGGCGATCCTCTTAAGAAGTCATTTCCGGCTTTTACTTTTCTGGTTATTTCACTCGTTATTGCACTTCTCTGA
- a CDS encoding glycosyltransferase family 4 protein produces MNIAILSPVAWRTPPRKYGPWEQVASNIAEGLIELGEDVTLFATADSITKGKLESVCEYGYAEHPEMDPKVSECLHISHLMEQADKFDIIHNHFDFLPLTWSRLIRTPMVTTIHGFSSPKILPVYKKYDNTCHYVSISDSDRSPDLDYIATVYNGINPSEFSFQPRPKDYLLFFGRIHPDKGTSEAIQIAKESGRKLIISGIIQDQEYFDREIQPFINDDDIIYVGNSGPKERDQLIGEAYALLHPIRFREPFGLSVAESMLCGTPVIAFNKGSMPELIRDGETGFLVHDIDEAVAAIKKIPLINRKFCREYATSKFSQSKMVEGYMEVYRKALDRKS; encoded by the coding sequence ATGAACATAGCCATACTGTCACCCGTCGCCTGGCGAACTCCTCCCCGTAAGTACGGGCCGTGGGAACAGGTGGCTTCCAATATTGCCGAAGGGCTGATTGAACTGGGAGAGGATGTCACGTTGTTTGCCACTGCTGATTCAATCACAAAAGGCAAGCTGGAGTCTGTTTGTGAATACGGCTATGCGGAACACCCTGAAATGGATCCGAAAGTGTCCGAGTGCCTCCATATAAGTCATCTGATGGAGCAGGCTGACAAGTTCGATATCATCCACAATCATTTCGATTTTCTTCCGCTCACCTGGTCGCGTCTGATCCGCACACCGATGGTTACCACCATTCATGGATTTTCTTCCCCGAAAATCCTGCCCGTCTATAAAAAGTATGATAACACCTGTCATTATGTTTCAATCAGTGATTCTGACCGCAGCCCGGATCTTGATTATATTGCCACCGTCTATAATGGAATTAATCCCAGTGAATTTTCATTCCAACCCAGACCAAAAGATTATCTGCTTTTTTTCGGAAGGATCCATCCTGACAAGGGGACTTCTGAAGCTATTCAGATCGCAAAAGAGTCCGGGCGAAAGTTGATCATTTCTGGTATTATCCAGGATCAGGAATACTTTGACCGTGAGATTCAGCCATTCATCAATGATGATGATATCATTTATGTGGGTAATTCGGGACCAAAGGAGAGAGACCAGCTCATTGGGGAAGCGTATGCGCTGCTGCATCCGATCCGTTTCAGGGAACCTTTCGGGCTGAGTGTTGCGGAATCCATGTTGTGCGGTACGCCCGTTATTGCATTCAACAAAGGCTCCATGCCGGAACTGATCCGTGATGGAGAGACCGGTTTTTTAGTACATGATATTGACGAAGCAGTAGCCGCAATAAAAAAAATACCCTTGATTAATCGGAAGTTTTGCCGGGAATATGCGACTTCAAAATTCAGCCAATCAAAAATGGTTGAAGGGTATATGGAGGTTTACAGAAAAGCTTTGGATAGGAAGTCATGA
- a CDS encoding DoxX family protein, producing the protein MVYWFICFLFEDCNCIEEHQDDYPKHQFSGTSIYRPLTATIQFLVILNAVFFLLYGFQALHSRRMIEEFNRFGLTDTQRKLTGGLQIAGSAGLLTGFVYPLIGLLASAGFTAMMFLGFIVRIKIKDSFVQSAPALFFMLINAWLTIAFYELLK; encoded by the coding sequence TTGGTTTATTGGTTTATCTGTTTTCTTTTTGAAGATTGTAATTGCATTGAAGAACACCAAGATGATTATCCAAAACATCAATTTTCAGGAACATCAATTTACAGGCCCTTGACTGCAACGATTCAATTTTTAGTAATATTAAACGCTGTTTTTTTTCTACTCTACGGGTTTCAGGCCTTACATTCCCGCAGGATGATAGAGGAATTCAATCGATTCGGCCTGACTGATACGCAGCGCAAACTGACAGGAGGTTTGCAAATAGCAGGGTCAGCCGGCCTCCTGACCGGTTTCGTTTACCCACTCATTGGTCTGCTGGCATCTGCAGGATTCACTGCCATGATGTTTCTGGGCTTCATCGTTCGCATAAAAATAAAAGACAGTTTTGTTCAATCTGCACCCGCTCTTTTTTTTATGCTGATTAACGCCTGGTTGACGATCGCGTTTTACGAACTTCTGAAATGA
- a CDS encoding four helix bundle protein, which produces MRIDRFEEIKSWQKSRELSLLIYKLFERSNDFGFRNQIERASVSIMNNIAEGFERQTNNEFRYFLFVAKGSSAEVRSMLYLAKDMGSISDNDFKKLQEVTIEISKLLSGLIKKL; this is translated from the coding sequence ATGAGGATAGACCGTTTTGAGGAGATTAAATCATGGCAGAAATCAAGGGAGTTAAGTCTTTTGATTTACAAACTGTTTGAAAGAAGCAATGATTTTGGATTTCGGAATCAGATAGAAAGAGCATCCGTTTCTATTATGAATAATATTGCAGAAGGATTTGAACGTCAGACGAATAATGAATTCAGATATTTTTTATTTGTCGCAAAAGGCTCCAGTGCGGAAGTCAGGTCCATGCTCTACCTCGCAAAAGACATGGGAAGTATTTCAGATAATGATTTCAAAAAGCTGCAAGAAGTGACAATAGAAATATCCAAACTACTATCAGGCCTCATAAAAAAACTCTAA
- a CDS encoding glycosyltransferase family 4 protein: MKLAYIGTYPPRECGIGTFTQNLFNSTVTNYESETLNKGLVIALNDHEQTYTYPEEVKLTIRQEHQRDYLKAAKFINISGADLCVLEHEFGIYGGQNGAYILPLLYRLEIPLVVTLHTILKTPSYNEKAVLQEICKMAHKVVVMSHKAIEFLTTIYDVDEEKIEYIEHGVPDIQFDQLQSKKEFKLDNKKFLLTFGFIGRNKGIETVINALPKVVEKHPEVLYLVLGKTHPNVLRQSGEEYRNYLQRLVKSLRLDGHVLFLNEFVNEEELFKYLSASDIYITPYLNEAQITSGTLAYAIGVGSAVISTPYWHAAELLADGRGKLFDFGNSDELSNIFMDLLDNPKARMDLREKAHDYGRTITWPKSGAKYVALAERILEGKPKALPLKEAAIDPLVLPPFSLAHIKRLTDDTGIIQHAKFGIPNLKEGYCLDDNARALVMALMAYRQKKDTLALELAPIYMSYIHYMQNKDGTFRNFLSFSRSFLDETGSEDSFGRAIWALGFLLAQAPSDAYYQTGKLVFFDASPNFEKLQSIRAIANTMIGISYYLKSNPGDDAMTERLRNLAGKLIHHYKEVRTPDWRWFESLLAYDNGMLPLALLHSAEILHDDRVYEVAMESMNFLTEKSLKDGYLSIIGNENWFKKEGKRSMYAQQPVDALAMVLMYHQAFHVTNDKDYLKKLFTCFMWFLGENDIRLSLFDFETKGCCDGIERYGINRNQGAESSLAYLISHLTVLQAFEEFES, encoded by the coding sequence ATGAAACTGGCATACATCGGAACATATCCCCCAAGAGAGTGCGGTATTGGTACCTTTACCCAAAACCTTTTCAATTCCACGGTTACAAATTATGAATCAGAGACGCTCAATAAAGGGTTGGTGATTGCCCTGAACGACCATGAGCAAACATATACTTATCCCGAAGAAGTCAAACTGACCATTCGACAGGAGCATCAACGCGATTATCTGAAGGCGGCAAAGTTTATAAACATCAGCGGGGCGGATCTCTGTGTTCTTGAACATGAATTCGGAATCTATGGCGGACAAAATGGAGCTTATATCCTTCCCTTGCTTTACCGGCTGGAAATCCCCCTTGTCGTAACGCTTCATACCATCCTGAAAACGCCCTCTTACAACGAAAAGGCGGTATTGCAGGAAATATGCAAAATGGCGCACAAAGTAGTTGTAATGAGCCACAAAGCCATTGAGTTTCTTACAACGATATACGACGTGGATGAAGAAAAAATCGAGTATATCGAACACGGGGTGCCGGACATTCAGTTCGACCAGCTCCAGAGCAAGAAAGAGTTCAAGCTCGACAATAAAAAGTTTCTCCTGACTTTCGGTTTCATAGGCCGGAATAAAGGGATTGAAACCGTAATAAATGCGTTGCCCAAGGTTGTTGAAAAGCATCCGGAAGTATTATACTTGGTATTAGGCAAAACGCATCCGAATGTCCTTCGCCAATCCGGTGAAGAATACCGAAATTACCTGCAGCGTTTGGTGAAGAGCCTCAGACTGGATGGCCATGTTCTGTTTCTGAATGAATTTGTCAACGAGGAGGAGCTGTTCAAATATCTTTCCGCATCCGACATCTATATTACTCCCTACCTGAATGAAGCTCAGATTACCAGCGGAACACTTGCCTATGCCATAGGAGTCGGATCGGCTGTCATTTCAACGCCGTACTGGCATGCCGCGGAATTACTGGCGGATGGAAGAGGAAAGCTCTTCGACTTTGGTAATTCTGATGAGCTCTCAAATATTTTTATGGATCTGCTGGATAATCCGAAAGCACGAATGGATCTGCGTGAAAAGGCCCATGATTATGGCAGAACCATTACATGGCCAAAATCGGGTGCAAAATATGTTGCACTTGCAGAAAGAATTCTTGAAGGCAAGCCAAAAGCTTTGCCCCTAAAAGAGGCCGCTATTGACCCGCTTGTGCTTCCTCCATTTTCACTGGCTCACATCAAGCGGTTAACCGACGATACGGGAATCATTCAGCATGCAAAGTTTGGTATCCCCAACCTGAAAGAAGGCTACTGCCTGGATGATAATGCACGAGCTTTAGTAATGGCTCTTATGGCATATCGGCAAAAAAAGGATACGCTTGCTCTGGAATTGGCCCCCATATACATGAGCTATATCCACTATATGCAAAACAAAGACGGGACGTTCAGGAATTTCCTCAGTTTCAGCCGTAGTTTTCTGGATGAAACAGGTTCTGAAGATTCCTTCGGAAGAGCCATCTGGGCACTCGGATTTCTGCTTGCCCAAGCTCCCAGCGATGCGTATTACCAAACCGGGAAACTGGTGTTTTTTGATGCTTCCCCAAATTTCGAAAAACTGCAATCTATCAGAGCCATTGCCAATACAATGATAGGTATCAGCTATTATCTGAAGAGCAATCCCGGTGATGACGCAATGACCGAGCGATTGCGCAATCTTGCCGGAAAATTAATCCATCACTATAAAGAAGTCAGAACGCCCGACTGGAGATGGTTTGAGAGCTTGCTGGCATACGATAATGGAATGCTGCCACTTGCTCTTTTACATTCGGCAGAAATACTTCACGACGACAGGGTATACGAGGTGGCAATGGAATCCATGAACTTCCTTACAGAAAAAAGCCTCAAGGATGGATATTTGTCGATTATTGGTAATGAAAACTGGTTTAAAAAAGAGGGTAAACGTTCGATGTACGCCCAACAGCCTGTAGATGCCCTTGCAATGGTTTTAATGTATCATCAGGCATTTCATGTAACGAATGACAAAGATTACCTGAAAAAATTATTCACCTGTTTCATGTGGTTCCTTGGTGAAAATGATATACGGCTGAGCTTATTTGATTTTGAAACCAAAGGCTGCTGCGATGGTATTGAGAGATATGGGATTAACAGAAACCAGGGTGCCGAAAGTTCACTGGCATATTTGATTTCGCACTTGACCGTCCTGCAGGCATTTGAGGAATTTGAAAGTTGA